A genomic region of Tepidisphaeraceae bacterium contains the following coding sequences:
- a CDS encoding (2Fe-2S)-binding protein: MEIASPAEATGDSAVAVTVNGKPHRIAAPSTCSLLEVLREELRLTGTRYGCGSGDCGACAVHVDGKRALACTTTLADVADRSVTTIEGLATGDQLQPVQQAFLDDNAFQCGYCTSGMIMTAVALLNEQPDADDAALLKGMDANLCRCCGYERILATVRRAAAMARQGGGR, encoded by the coding sequence ATGGAGATCGCCAGCCCCGCCGAAGCCACCGGCGACAGTGCCGTGGCCGTTACCGTCAACGGCAAGCCGCACCGCATCGCCGCGCCATCCACCTGTTCGTTGCTGGAGGTGCTTCGGGAAGAATTGCGCCTCACCGGCACGCGCTACGGATGCGGCTCCGGCGACTGCGGCGCCTGCGCCGTTCACGTGGACGGCAAGCGCGCTTTGGCCTGCACCACGACGCTGGCCGACGTGGCAGACAGGTCGGTGACGACGATCGAAGGCCTCGCCACCGGTGACCAACTGCAACCGGTGCAGCAGGCGTTCCTGGACGACAACGCGTTCCAGTGCGGCTACTGCACGTCGGGCATGATCATGACGGCCGTCGCACTGTTGAACGAACAACCCGACGCCGACGATGCGGCGCTGTTGAAGGGCATGGACGCCAACCTCTGCCGGTGCTGCGGCTACGAGCGCATCCTGGCCACCGTTCGCCGCGCCGCGGCCATGGCCCGGCAAGGAGGTGGGCGATGA
- a CDS encoding PAS domain-containing protein produces the protein MPDSSRTAIELPAMPTSEMAARVHAFDWATTPLGPMNHWPQSLRTAVSICLNSRFPMFVWWGPDLVNIYNDAYAPILGKRHPAALGRPARQTWHEIWSTVGPQAEAVMLRGESTWNERVRLDMERQGFLEETYFTWSYSPIHDESNRIGGLFCACTEETQRVMVERERDRMAEQRRQADERARTILESITDAFFSLDGDWRFTYVNPRGEHLLGRAPGDLIGKNVWDEYPQLIGTVFEQVYRHAGVQRVTGSVTSFYPDHDRWYEVHAYPAAPDGIAVYFRDATERKEIEARDRFLLSLDDALRREVDPDRLTAHAARLLRQHLQADRCAYAEVVGDDDDFYVTGDDGAPGVSSIVGRYELAAFGKEFVRSSRAGQPYVVADAMTDARTADVRDAYRAGGITAVISIPLLKGGRFAGGMAVHQRTPRDWRAAEVELVQLVADRCWESIERARVERALRASEQRLRAVVEATPECVKIVAPDGGLAYMNPAGLSMIEADSIESVQGACTYDLVVQEHRRQWVQSHARVCAGERLTWEFEIVGLAGTRRWMETHAVPLTLSDGRTGQLAVTRDITTRKRAESEREQLLASERAARVESERAGRMKDEFLATLSHELRTPLNAIVGWAGILARGKRDDRDLRDGLDTILRNARAQTQIIEDLLDMSRIISGKVRLDVQRVDLDPIVRAAVEAVRPAAEAKGVRLQVVLDPLAGPVSGDAGRLQQVFWNLLSNALKFTPRDGRVQVVLERVNSHLEVSVSDTGEGISPEFLPFVFDRFRQADASTTRLHGGLGLGLAIVRQLVELHGGSVRVNSPGIGQGSTFTVALPLTVVHPEPASDPLERRHPTADNTAADSNANHMEACESITGVHVLVVDDEPDARALVKRLLEDCGATVATAGSASAALERLQEESFDVLLSDIGMPGEDGYDLIRKVRARSSDLNGRVASIALTAYARGEDRVKAIVAGFDMHITKPIEPVELIAVVSRFAARNR, from the coding sequence ATGCCCGATAGCAGCCGTACCGCCATCGAACTACCCGCCATGCCGACGAGCGAGATGGCGGCCCGCGTGCATGCATTCGATTGGGCGACGACACCGTTGGGGCCGATGAACCACTGGCCCCAGAGCCTGCGGACGGCCGTCAGCATCTGTCTTAACAGTCGGTTTCCGATGTTCGTCTGGTGGGGGCCGGACTTGGTCAACATATACAACGATGCTTACGCGCCGATCCTCGGCAAGCGGCATCCCGCCGCGCTCGGTCGGCCGGCGCGGCAGACGTGGCATGAGATCTGGTCGACCGTCGGTCCACAGGCCGAGGCCGTCATGTTGCGCGGCGAGTCGACTTGGAACGAGCGCGTACGTCTCGACATGGAACGCCAAGGCTTTCTGGAAGAGACCTACTTCACGTGGTCGTACAGCCCGATCCACGATGAATCCAACCGCATCGGCGGGCTGTTCTGCGCTTGCACGGAAGAGACGCAGCGCGTGATGGTCGAGCGCGAACGCGACCGCATGGCCGAGCAGCGCCGGCAGGCCGACGAGCGCGCTCGCACGATCCTTGAAAGTATCACCGACGCGTTCTTCTCGCTTGACGGCGATTGGCGCTTCACCTACGTCAACCCGCGGGGTGAGCATTTGCTGGGCCGCGCGCCAGGCGATCTGATCGGCAAGAACGTGTGGGACGAATATCCCCAACTGATCGGGACCGTATTTGAGCAGGTCTACCGTCATGCCGGCGTCCAGCGGGTGACGGGGTCGGTGACGTCGTTCTACCCCGACCACGATCGATGGTACGAGGTACACGCCTACCCGGCGGCGCCGGACGGCATAGCCGTTTACTTTCGCGACGCCACCGAGCGCAAGGAGATCGAGGCGCGCGACCGGTTCCTGTTGTCGCTTGATGACGCGCTGCGCCGCGAGGTCGATCCGGACCGCCTTACCGCCCATGCGGCGAGACTGCTGCGCCAGCACCTGCAGGCCGACCGCTGCGCGTACGCCGAGGTGGTGGGGGACGACGACGACTTCTACGTCACCGGCGACGACGGCGCACCGGGTGTGTCCAGCATCGTGGGGCGCTACGAGTTGGCGGCGTTCGGGAAGGAATTCGTGCGATCGTCGCGAGCGGGGCAACCGTACGTGGTCGCCGATGCCATGACGGATGCGCGAACGGCTGACGTGCGCGACGCGTATCGGGCGGGCGGCATTACCGCCGTCATCTCGATCCCACTGTTGAAGGGTGGACGGTTCGCCGGTGGGATGGCGGTGCATCAGCGCACGCCGCGCGACTGGCGCGCCGCCGAGGTCGAACTGGTCCAGCTGGTCGCCGACCGTTGTTGGGAATCGATCGAACGGGCGCGGGTCGAGCGGGCGCTGCGCGCCAGCGAGCAACGGTTGCGCGCGGTGGTAGAAGCGACGCCCGAGTGCGTGAAAATCGTCGCGCCGGACGGCGGGCTGGCGTACATGAACCCCGCCGGGCTGTCGATGATCGAGGCGGACTCGATCGAGTCGGTGCAGGGCGCTTGTACGTACGACCTGGTCGTGCAGGAACACCGTCGCCAATGGGTGCAATCGCACGCGCGCGTGTGCGCCGGCGAGCGACTGACGTGGGAGTTCGAGATCGTAGGCCTGGCCGGCACGCGGCGATGGATGGAGACGCACGCCGTCCCGCTGACGCTGTCCGACGGGCGCACGGGGCAGTTGGCCGTCACCCGTGATATCACGACGCGCAAGCGCGCAGAATCGGAACGCGAGCAATTGCTCGCCAGCGAGCGCGCGGCGCGCGTGGAATCGGAGCGGGCGGGACGAATGAAGGACGAGTTCCTCGCAACGCTGTCGCACGAGCTGCGCACGCCGTTGAACGCAATCGTTGGCTGGGCCGGCATCCTGGCGCGGGGCAAACGCGACGATCGCGACCTGCGCGACGGGCTCGACACGATCCTGCGCAACGCGCGGGCGCAAACCCAGATCATCGAGGACCTGCTGGACATGAGCCGCATCATCAGCGGCAAGGTGCGGCTGGACGTGCAGCGGGTGGACCTGGACCCGATCGTGCGCGCCGCGGTCGAGGCGGTGCGACCGGCGGCCGAGGCGAAGGGCGTGCGCCTGCAGGTCGTGCTCGACCCGCTGGCCGGGCCCGTCAGTGGCGATGCCGGGCGCCTGCAGCAGGTGTTCTGGAACCTGCTGAGCAACGCCCTGAAGTTCACGCCGCGTGACGGTCGCGTGCAGGTGGTGCTGGAGCGCGTCAACTCGCACCTTGAGGTCAGCGTGAGTGACACCGGCGAGGGCATCTCACCGGAGTTCCTCCCGTTCGTGTTCGACCGCTTCCGCCAAGCCGACGCCAGCACGACCCGCCTGCACGGCGGGCTTGGACTGGGCCTGGCCATCGTGCGCCAGTTGGTCGAACTGCACGGCGGATCGGTGCGCGTGAACAGTCCCGGCATTGGGCAGGGCAGCACGTTCACCGTTGCGCTGCCGTTAACCGTGGTGCACCCGGAACCGGCGTCCGACCCTCTCGAACGTCGACATCCCACCGCGGACAACACAGCGGCTGACTCGAACGCCAACCACATGGAAGCCTGCGAGAGCATCACGGGCGTGCACGTGCTGGTCGTCGATGACGAGCCCGACGCCCGTGCCCTGGTCAAGCGATTGCTTGAAGACTGCGGCGCCACCGTCGCGACGGCCGGTTCGGCGTCTGCGGCGCTCGAACGCCTGCAGGAGGAATCCTTCGACGTCCTGCTGAGCGACATCGGCATGCCCGGCGAGGACGGCTACGACCTGATCCGCAAGGTGCGCGCCCGGTCGTCCGATCTGAACGGTCGGGTGGCCTCGATCGCGCTAACCGCTTACGCGCGCGGCGAGGACCGCGTGAAGGCGATCGTTGCCGGGTTCGACATGCACATCACCAAACCCATCGAACCCGTCGAGCTGATCGCCGTCGTCAGCCGCTTCGCGGCGCGCAATCGGTAG
- a CDS encoding molybdopterin cofactor-binding domain-containing protein has protein sequence MNGDELPSGEDGGAITRRQWLQTLGAGLLVAIVGPDLQAQNSRERRDQRGGGRERGAGDVAARLHIARDGTITIMTGKVECGQGARAQITQAAAEELHVAPERITLVMGDTDLCPDDGPTVGSRTTPRTIPSIRQATVAARNVLIELAAARWGVDANMLRAEDGAVVHAQDGRSISYGELVDDDLSRALAAATPAEGVQLTEVKRWTVLGTSVGRPNARDIVVGTHQYPSDIERPGMLYGQVLRPPAIGAKLASINLAATGNLPREVVVVRDGNFVGAAAPRSYQVRHAMEMLSNAATWQHDAPADSAVLFDHLRRTAREPEKLANPLADRLERDRHALRQTYQVAYVQHAPLEPRAAVAEWADGKLTVWTATQNPLRVRGELESAFDLPAGSVRVIVPDFGGAFGGKHTGECAVEAARLAKAAARPVSLRWTRQEEFTWASFRPAALIMAEAGLDDAGEISSWFFVNVNSGSSGLRSPYRAKDWREEHVEANAPLRHGSYRALAATANHFARESFIDELAHAAGIDPLQFRLDRLNEPRQVNVLKAAADKFDWARRRTARQPNVGVGLACGTEKGSFVATCVEVATDPASGTFTIRHIHQAYECGKIMNPNNLLAQVQGGLIQALGPALWEAINLRDGRVLNDHFGAYRVPRFSDVPPITIDLLDRPDLSSVGAGETPVITIAPAIANAIFHACGQRVRQMPIRLPTATGGQRAASAN, from the coding sequence ATGAACGGCGACGAACTCCCCAGCGGTGAAGACGGTGGCGCGATCACCCGGCGGCAGTGGTTGCAGACGCTGGGCGCGGGCCTTCTCGTGGCAATCGTGGGGCCGGACCTGCAGGCGCAGAACAGCCGCGAGCGCCGCGACCAGCGCGGTGGGGGACGCGAACGTGGCGCCGGCGACGTAGCGGCACGGCTGCACATCGCGCGCGACGGCACGATCACCATCATGACCGGCAAGGTCGAATGCGGCCAAGGCGCCCGTGCCCAGATCACCCAGGCCGCTGCCGAAGAACTACACGTGGCGCCGGAGCGCATCACGCTGGTCATGGGTGACACCGATTTGTGCCCCGATGATGGCCCGACGGTCGGTTCGCGCACCACGCCGCGCACGATCCCCAGCATTCGCCAGGCGACGGTCGCCGCGCGCAACGTGCTGATCGAACTGGCCGCGGCGCGGTGGGGCGTGGATGCCAACATGCTGCGGGCAGAGGACGGCGCGGTCGTGCATGCGCAGGACGGGCGGTCGATTTCCTATGGCGAATTGGTGGACGACGACCTGTCGCGCGCGCTCGCCGCGGCAACGCCGGCCGAGGGCGTGCAGCTTACCGAAGTGAAGCGCTGGACGGTGCTCGGCACCTCGGTGGGGCGGCCGAACGCGCGCGACATCGTGGTCGGCACGCATCAGTATCCGTCCGACATCGAGCGCCCGGGCATGCTGTACGGACAGGTCCTGCGTCCACCGGCGATCGGCGCGAAGCTGGCATCGATCAATTTGGCGGCCACCGGCAACCTGCCCCGCGAGGTCGTGGTCGTGCGCGACGGGAACTTCGTCGGCGCCGCCGCGCCGCGGTCGTATCAGGTGCGGCACGCGATGGAAATGCTCAGCAACGCAGCGACGTGGCAGCACGATGCGCCGGCCGACAGTGCGGTGCTGTTCGATCACCTGCGCCGCACCGCACGCGAGCCGGAGAAGCTGGCCAACCCGCTCGCCGATCGGTTGGAACGCGATAGGCACGCACTGCGGCAGACGTATCAGGTGGCGTACGTGCAGCACGCGCCCCTGGAGCCGCGCGCTGCGGTTGCCGAGTGGGCCGACGGCAAGTTGACCGTCTGGACGGCCACGCAGAACCCGCTGCGCGTGCGCGGCGAGCTTGAGTCGGCGTTCGACCTGCCGGCGGGCTCGGTGCGCGTGATCGTGCCCGACTTTGGCGGCGCGTTTGGTGGCAAGCACACCGGCGAGTGCGCCGTGGAAGCCGCGCGGCTCGCCAAGGCCGCCGCCAGGCCGGTCAGCCTGCGGTGGACGCGGCAGGAAGAGTTCACCTGGGCCTCGTTCCGCCCGGCGGCTCTGATCATGGCCGAGGCGGGGCTGGACGACGCCGGAGAGATCAGCTCGTGGTTCTTCGTGAACGTGAACTCGGGCAGCTCAGGCTTGCGCTCGCCGTACCGTGCCAAGGACTGGCGCGAGGAGCACGTCGAGGCGAACGCGCCGCTGCGGCACGGCTCGTACCGCGCGCTGGCCGCGACGGCCAACCACTTCGCGCGCGAGAGCTTCATCGACGAGCTCGCCCACGCCGCCGGCATCGACCCGCTGCAGTTCCGGCTCGACCGCCTGAACGAACCGCGACAGGTCAATGTGCTGAAGGCCGCTGCGGACAAGTTTGACTGGGCCCGGCGACGCACCGCACGGCAGCCAAACGTTGGCGTCGGCCTTGCGTGCGGCACCGAGAAGGGCTCGTTCGTCGCAACCTGCGTCGAAGTGGCGACCGATCCCGCGAGTGGCACGTTTACGATCCGCCATATCCACCAAGCCTACGAGTGCGGCAAGATCATGAACCCCAACAACCTGCTGGCGCAGGTGCAGGGTGGGCTGATCCAGGCACTGGGGCCAGCCCTATGGGAGGCCATCAACCTGCGCGACGGCCGGGTGCTGAACGACCACTTCGGAGCCTACCGCGTGCCGCGATTCAGCGACGTGCCACCGATCACGATCGACCTGTTGGACCGCCCGGACCTGAGCAGCGTGGGCGCCGGTGAGACCCCCGTCATCACGATCGCGCCCGCCATTGCCAACGCGATCTTCCACGCGTGCGGCCAACGTGTACGGCAGATGCCGATCCGCCTGCCGACGGCGACGGGTGGTCAACGTGCAGCGAGCGCAAACTAA
- a CDS encoding autotransporter-associated beta strand repeat-containing protein, with protein MVRTSKMSSNMRKMQAAAVAALLMTVPAMADTYTWTPTSGDQNWNNNTHDALPGNDNNNWGTGIGGAFPNAAGDVANVNNDITNTVNLSLIVPITIGTLNLGDSAFSPTNTSAFIISGPSLTFDTGNVNTPAQINVGNVGTATNAISAPISIVQDRLLINLNPSTTAGNAQGLNITGNVTTTGKTIVISGGYKGASDTTQMTFNGGDTLIGNGTIINNSDSPMVINGNKTSFTGTIIANGQGAGTDGNTGTLSLNGGTLVNAAEMIVNGAFDLAGNNLGGRLQIGTNGSQTVPSDQRLSKNRITLNTGNMTDGGVRMDSLNGSGTLQQDTVANFDFNSGSSALTVGSHNTTGGNKLTVTTLERGAGATAIVRIVPAAGTIAQFIAANSADYVVGSNATSGTSMRVIPWMTAKSSSNNFSLEGFATYAADGTGIRPLAATEVSASFVAGANVSINSIGTLASDTSVNSLRLNNSQTSNIGSGRTLTIASGGLIFTGNNNNFGTTGGANAGTLSFGSAEGVVFTSTSATNTIGAVVTGSGGLTKGGFGTLVLTGANTYTGDTHVGGGRLQVGNGTVGSKLGDGDVTVHTSASLSILGSASDTAAGVVDVIADDAALSLLATGLFNGTVNVGASLVETVGGLYLGDQMQVGGYYGSSAAALAFPTLDVTVNDSFFTGSGVVFVDAVAVPEPGTMAVLATVGAAMLARRRR; from the coding sequence ATGGTTCGCACTTCCAAGATGAGCAGCAACATGCGCAAGATGCAGGCCGCGGCCGTCGCCGCGCTGTTGATGACCGTGCCGGCGATGGCCGACACGTACACTTGGACGCCCACCAGCGGCGATCAGAACTGGAACAACAACACCCACGACGCCCTCCCGGGCAACGACAACAATAACTGGGGCACCGGCATCGGTGGAGCGTTCCCGAACGCCGCTGGCGATGTGGCGAACGTCAATAACGACATTACCAACACGGTCAACCTCAGCCTGATCGTGCCGATCACGATCGGCACGCTGAACTTGGGGGATTCGGCGTTCTCGCCTACCAACACCAGCGCGTTCATTATCTCCGGCCCCAGCCTCACGTTCGACACGGGCAACGTGAACACGCCCGCCCAGATCAACGTTGGAAACGTCGGCACGGCCACCAATGCCATCAGCGCACCGATCTCGATCGTGCAAGATCGCCTGCTGATCAACCTGAACCCCAGTACGACGGCCGGTAATGCGCAGGGGCTGAACATTACCGGCAACGTCACCACCACCGGTAAGACGATCGTCATCAGTGGTGGTTACAAGGGTGCCAGCGACACGACGCAGATGACGTTTAATGGCGGCGATACGCTGATTGGCAATGGCACGATCATCAACAACAGCGATTCGCCGATGGTGATCAACGGGAACAAGACCAGCTTCACCGGCACGATCATTGCCAACGGGCAAGGGGCTGGCACGGATGGCAACACCGGCACGCTCTCGCTCAACGGTGGCACGTTAGTCAACGCAGCCGAAATGATCGTCAATGGCGCGTTCGACCTTGCTGGCAACAACCTCGGCGGCCGACTTCAGATCGGCACGAATGGCAGCCAAACGGTGCCGAGTGACCAGCGGTTATCCAAGAATCGCATCACTTTGAACACGGGCAACATGACTGACGGTGGCGTGCGCATGGACTCACTGAACGGTTCCGGCACGCTTCAGCAAGACACGGTTGCCAACTTCGACTTTAACAGCGGCTCGTCGGCGCTGACGGTGGGTTCCCACAATACCACCGGTGGTAACAAGCTGACCGTGACGACTCTCGAACGTGGCGCAGGTGCCACCGCCATCGTGCGCATCGTGCCCGCGGCTGGCACCATCGCGCAGTTCATTGCTGCCAACAGCGCCGACTACGTCGTCGGCTCGAATGCGACCTCCGGCACATCGATGCGCGTCATTCCCTGGATGACGGCCAAGAGCAGTTCCAACAACTTTTCGCTCGAGGGCTTCGCCACGTACGCGGCCGATGGCACGGGCATCCGCCCCTTGGCCGCAACCGAGGTCTCCGCAAGTTTCGTCGCAGGTGCAAACGTCTCCATCAACTCGATCGGAACGCTCGCCAGTGACACGTCGGTCAACTCGTTACGGCTGAATAATAGCCAGACTTCTAACATCGGTTCGGGGCGAACGCTGACTATCGCCAGCGGTGGCCTGATCTTCACGGGCAACAACAATAACTTCGGAACGACCGGTGGCGCCAACGCCGGCACGCTGAGCTTCGGCTCGGCCGAGGGCGTGGTCTTCACCAGCACGAGCGCCACCAACACGATCGGCGCCGTCGTCACCGGTAGTGGTGGGTTGACCAAGGGCGGCTTCGGCACGCTCGTGCTGACCGGTGCCAACACCTACACCGGCGACACGCACGTCGGCGGTGGCCGGTTGCAGGTCGGCAACGGTACGGTGGGTTCGAAGCTGGGCGATGGTGACGTGACCGTGCATACCAGCGCGTCGCTGAGCATCCTCGGCAGCGCGTCTGACACGGCCGCGGGCGTTGTCGATGTGATCGCCGATGATGCGGCGTTGTCGCTGCTGGCCACGGGGCTGTTCAACGGCACGGTGAACGTCGGTGCCAGCCTGGTCGAGACAGTTGGTGGGCTGTACCTGGGCGACCAGATGCAGGTCGGAGGTTACTACGGTTCGTCGGCCGCGGCGCTCGCGTTCCCCACGCTCGACGTGACGGTGAACGATTCGTTCTTCACCGGAAGCGGCGTCGTCTTCGTCGACGCCGTCGCGGTGCCTGAGCCCGGCACGATGGCGGTCCTCGCCACGGTCGGCGCCGCCATGCTGGCCCGCCGTCGTCGCTAA
- a CDS encoding anaerobic sulfatase maturase codes for MSSTVMKSVADAGVTSALPRPRGFHAMSKPVGPICNIDCTYCFYLEKEQLYPDTRKWRMPSDVLETYVRQYIQSQDAPEVTFAWQGGEPTLLGVGFFRRVVELQQEFAAGKTIYNAIQTNGTLLDDEWGQFLAEQKFLVGLSIDGPRHLHDHYRVDKQGRGTFDAVMRGLAVLKKYHVEFNTLTVVNRVNGDRPLEVYRFLRDIGSGFIQFIPLVERAAGTATTGVPLTINGRAAAHLLAGPPEPAMGNATAGATGDDASVTEWSVGSSQYGQFLCAIFDEWVRRDVGRTFVQMFDVALGQWMGMPAGLCVFAETCGSAIAVEHNGDAYSCDHYVYPQYRLGNLMQTDLGQMVASPQQVKFGLDKRDALPRYCRSCDVRFACHGECPKHRFAITPDGEAGLNYLCPSYKRFFHHVDPYMRVMADLLAHGQPATRVIEWIHHRDRAAAAAAAQASGRGGTPTARQKPGRNDPCPCGSGRKFKKCCGG; via the coding sequence GTGAGTTCGACCGTTATGAAGTCCGTTGCCGACGCTGGTGTCACGTCCGCCTTGCCTCGTCCGCGCGGGTTCCACGCGATGAGCAAGCCGGTGGGGCCCATCTGCAACATCGACTGCACGTACTGCTTCTACTTGGAGAAGGAGCAGCTCTACCCCGACACGCGCAAGTGGCGCATGCCTAGCGATGTGCTGGAGACGTACGTGCGCCAATACATCCAGTCGCAGGACGCGCCGGAGGTGACGTTCGCGTGGCAGGGGGGCGAGCCGACGCTGCTGGGCGTGGGGTTCTTCCGCCGGGTGGTCGAACTGCAACAGGAGTTCGCCGCTGGCAAGACGATCTACAACGCGATCCAGACCAACGGCACGCTGCTGGACGACGAGTGGGGCCAGTTCCTGGCCGAGCAGAAGTTCCTCGTCGGCCTCAGCATCGATGGGCCACGCCATCTGCACGACCACTACCGCGTCGACAAGCAGGGCCGTGGCACGTTCGATGCCGTCATGCGCGGGCTGGCGGTATTGAAGAAGTACCACGTCGAGTTCAACACGTTAACCGTGGTCAACCGGGTCAACGGCGACCGGCCATTAGAGGTCTACCGGTTCCTGCGAGACATCGGCTCGGGGTTCATCCAGTTCATTCCGTTGGTCGAACGCGCCGCGGGCACGGCGACTACCGGCGTGCCGCTGACGATCAACGGTCGCGCCGCGGCACACCTGCTGGCGGGGCCACCGGAACCGGCCATGGGCAACGCGACGGCCGGGGCGACCGGAGACGACGCTAGCGTGACCGAGTGGAGCGTGGGCTCCAGCCAATACGGGCAGTTCCTATGCGCGATCTTCGACGAATGGGTTCGCCGCGACGTCGGCCGTACGTTCGTGCAGATGTTCGACGTGGCGCTGGGGCAATGGATGGGCATGCCCGCCGGCCTCTGCGTGTTCGCCGAGACGTGCGGTTCGGCGATCGCGGTCGAGCACAACGGCGATGCCTACAGCTGCGATCACTACGTCTACCCGCAGTATCGTCTTGGCAACCTGATGCAGACCGACCTCGGCCAGATGGTCGCCTCGCCGCAGCAGGTGAAGTTCGGCCTCGATAAGCGCGACGCGCTGCCGCGTTACTGCCGCTCGTGCGACGTGCGCTTCGCGTGCCACGGCGAGTGCCCGAAGCACCGCTTTGCGATCACGCCCGACGGCGAGGCGGGGTTGAACTACCTATGCCCCTCGTACAAGCGGTTCTTTCATCACGTCGATCCGTACATGCGTGTGATGGCCGACCTACTGGCCCACGGCCAACCCGCGACGCGGGTGATAGAGTGGATCCACCACCGCGACCGTGCCGCTGCCGCCGCCGCGGCGCAGGCAAGCGGACGTGGTGGCACGCCAACCGCCCGGCAAAAGCCCGGCCGCAACGACCCGTGCCCCTGCGGTAGCGGCCGAAAGTTCAAGAAGTGCTGTGGTGGATGA
- a CDS encoding sulfatase-like hydrolase/transferase, whose translation MPSDRPPNILLITSDQQHFTALGTTNPAIKTPALDRLCNEGVRFDRAYCPNPTCTPTRASIITGMYPSMHGAWSLGTRLPESVPTVGDMLRTQGYDSTLVGKAHFQPLDETPEYPSIERQPLLRDLDFWRKFRGPWYGFDNVETSRMHSDESHVGGHYAIWMEEKGLSNWRDYFQPWPPPDANDKAAGGAGTYFLRDKRAWALPAEFHHTTWVAERTIANIEASAARQRPFFLWSSFFDPHPPYIIPEPWASMYKPEDVPIGAFTPGEFDKMPPHFGKTREVRPDYAAYREPNGGAAIHGFHSHLRDEAELRKDVACYYGMVSFMDQQIGRILDRLDAMRLADDTLIVFTSDHGHFIGQHGLIGKGPFHYEDVIRVPFIVRWPGGGVPKGRSSVAMQSLVDLTPTFLSAAGRAKPPGSMMQGVDLLPSWRAPEDTAAAPRDHVIVENRHNPTTVHLRTYVDARYKLTVYRAGDDGEMFDLLEDPGEVRNLWGEPSAAGIKQQLMLKMLQAEMVREPMPMPRISNA comes from the coding sequence ATGCCGAGCGATCGACCGCCGAACATTCTGTTGATCACAAGCGACCAGCAGCACTTCACTGCATTGGGCACGACAAATCCGGCCATCAAGACGCCCGCACTAGATCGGTTGTGCAACGAGGGCGTGCGGTTCGACCGCGCCTACTGTCCCAACCCCACCTGCACGCCGACGCGCGCGAGCATCATCACCGGCATGTACCCCAGCATGCACGGCGCCTGGAGCCTCGGCACGCGCTTGCCTGAATCGGTGCCCACCGTTGGCGACATGCTGCGAACGCAGGGGTACGACTCGACGCTGGTGGGCAAGGCGCACTTCCAACCGCTCGACGAGACGCCGGAGTACCCCAGCATCGAGCGGCAACCGCTGCTGCGCGACCTGGACTTCTGGCGCAAGTTCCGGGGGCCATGGTACGGGTTCGACAACGTGGAAACGTCGCGCATGCACTCCGACGAAAGCCATGTCGGCGGCCATTACGCGATCTGGATGGAAGAGAAGGGCCTGTCCAACTGGCGCGATTACTTCCAGCCTTGGCCCCCGCCAGATGCGAACGACAAGGCCGCCGGTGGCGCCGGCACGTACTTCCTGCGCGACAAGCGGGCCTGGGCGCTGCCGGCCGAGTTCCACCACACCACGTGGGTCGCCGAGCGCACGATCGCCAACATCGAGGCCAGCGCGGCGCGCCAGCGGCCGTTCTTCCTGTGGTCCAGCTTCTTCGATCCGCACCCGCCGTACATCATCCCCGAACCGTGGGCCAGCATGTACAAGCCTGAAGATGTGCCGATCGGAGCCTTCACGCCAGGCGAGTTCGACAAGATGCCGCCGCACTTCGGCAAGACGCGCGAGGTGCGTCCCGACTATGCCGCCTACCGCGAGCCCAACGGTGGCGCCGCGATCCACGGCTTCCACAGTCACCTGCGCGACGAGGCCGAACTGCGCAAGGACGTCGCGTGCTACTACGGCATGGTCAGCTTCATGGACCAGCAAATCGGCCGTATTTTGGACCGGCTGGACGCGATGCGACTTGCCGACGACACGCTGATCGTCTTCACGAGCGATCACGGTCACTTCATCGGCCAGCACGGGCTGATCGGCAAGGGGCCGTTCCACTACGAGGACGTCATCCGCGTACCGTTCATCGTGCGCTGGCCGGGCGGGGGCGTGCCGAAGGGGCGGTCGTCGGTGGCGATGCAGTCGCTGGTCGACCTGACGCCCACGTTCCTGTCGGCCGCGGGGAGGGCCAAGCCACCGGGCAGCATGATGCAGGGCGTCGACCTGCTGCCCAGCTGGCGCGCGCCCGAAGACACGGCCGCCGCGCCGCGCGACCATGTGATCGTCGAGAACCGCCACAACCCGACGACCGTGCATTTGCGCACGTACGTCGACGCGCGCTACAAGCTCACCGTCTACCGCGCCGGCGACGATGGCGAGATGTTCGACCTGCTGGAGGACCCCGGCGAGGTCCGCAACCTCTGGGGCGAGCCGTCCGCGGCGGGCATCAAGCAGCAGTTGATGCTGAAGATGCTGCAGGCAGAGATGGTGCGCGAACCGATGCCCATGCCGCGCATTTCGAACGCGTGA